One genomic window of Saccopteryx bilineata isolate mSacBil1 chromosome 4, mSacBil1_pri_phased_curated, whole genome shotgun sequence includes the following:
- the RNASE9 gene encoding inactive ribonuclease-like protein 9 encodes MRALLTTQSLPLLLLLLQPLPLQILMLGGYLGSRVNLSQDFLDYLDLLYGTGPTKPPTENTFLQNVVVDKDIPLNHYDYCNIQMKYKKIHSRFKCKKEHFFLRAQYWDLKRTCNSVLVPCKNGVKNCHKGMKLMEGVYCNLTSGVRMPGCEYDSFYKVGYILLICKWEGFIEHFPLQLEDILDKPDRRYGGRH; translated from the coding sequence ATGCGAGCGCTGCTTACCACACAgtccctgcctctgctcctcctgctgctgcagcCACTTCCATTGCAGATTCTAATGTTAGGTGGATATTTGGGTTCAAGAGTTAATCTGTCACAAGACTTTTTAGATTATTTGGATCTTTTGTATGGTACAGGGCCTACCAAACCACCTACGGAAAACACTTTCCTACAGAATGTCGTAGTTGATAAGGACATACCATTAAATCATTACGATTACTGTAATATACAAATGAAGTATAAAAAGATTCACAGCAGGTTTAAGTGTAAGAAGGAACATTTCTTCCTCCGAGCACAATATTGGGATTTGAAAAGGACCTGTAACAGCGTGCTTGTGCCATGTAAGAACGGAGTTAAGAACTGTCATAAGGGCATGAAGTTAATGGAAGGAGTGTACTGTAATTTAACAAGTGGAGTTAGGATGCCAGGATGTGAGTATGATTCTTTTTACAAGGTAGGATATATCCTTCTCATTTGTAAATGGGAAGGTTTCATAGAACATTTTCCTCTTCAGTTAGAAGATATTTTGGATAAACCTGACAGGCGGTACGGTGGCCGTCATTAA
- the RNASE11 gene encoding LOW QUALITY PROTEIN: probable ribonuclease 11 (The sequence of the model RefSeq protein was modified relative to this genomic sequence to represent the inferred CDS: inserted 1 base in 1 codon) — translation METFLLLLGLRLILAGSSGNKMETIKEEFSEEKMQHDMTKSDQEKQTIEVLINLILLCKNTSLSMSKDVMSALLTFRRLHYSFPKGNSPGNDKENFNDIVKVSXSCKLSHNFILASMEVIHRVPKAPSCQHGQNLSISCSESPELETTMGQLTTSKQFSRCQYHSVASLKKILAVLTGHSLMSWLVSGSKL, via the exons ATGGAGACCTTTCTGCTGCTACTTGGCCTGAGGTTGATTCTTGCAGGATCTTCaggaaacaaaatggagacaattaAAGAAGAATTTTCAGAGGAAAAGATGCAACATGATATGACAAAAAGTGACCAAGAAAAACAGACCATTGAGGTATTAATAAACTTGATTCTGTTATGTAAAAATACCAGCCTTAGCATGTCCAAGGATGTTATGTCTGCGTTATTGACATTCAGAAGATTACATTATAGTTTCCCCAAAGGAAACAGTCCAGGTAATGACAAAGAGAATTTCAATGACATTGTGAAAGTTT GGTCATGCAAGTTGAGCCATAACTTCATTCTTGCCTCCATGGAAGTGATCCACAGGGTCCCCAAGGCTCCCAGCTGCCAGCATGGACAAAATCTTAGCATAAGTTGCTCCGAGAGCCCAGAACTGGAGACCACTATGGGCCAGCTCACTACAAGCAAACAATTTTCCAGGTGCCAATACCACAGTGTTGcctcattaaagaaaatattggcaGTGCTAACAGGTCATTCTCTGATGAGCTGGTTAGTTAGTGGCTCTAAATTGTAA